One genomic window of Tatumella citrea includes the following:
- the argA gene encoding amino-acid N-acetyltransferase, whose product MKERSTELVQGFRHTVPYINAHRDKTFVIMLGGEAIEHENFSGIVNDIGLLHSLGIRLVLVYGARPQIDANLADHQLEPLYHKYTRVTDATSLELVKQAAGRLQLEITARLSMSVSNTPLQGAHINVVSGNFIIAQPLGVDDGVDYCHSGRIRRIDHQAIHRQLDNDAIVLIGPVAVSVTGESFNLTSEEVATQVAIKLKAEKMIGFCSEQGVTDAEGNIVSEMFPNQAQQRVDAFEQQGEYLSGTVRFLRGAVQACRSGVPRSHLISYQEDGALLQELFSREGIGTQVVMESAEQIRKATIDDIGGILELIRPLEQQGILVRRSREQLEMEINKFTVVVRDNLTIACAALYPFPEEMIGEMACVAVHPEYRSSSRGEVLLQHICLQARMMGLRKIFVLTTRSIHWFQERGFIPVDIESLPETKKKMYNYQRRSKVLMLNLN is encoded by the coding sequence GTGAAGGAACGTAGTACCGAATTAGTTCAGGGGTTTCGTCATACAGTCCCGTACATCAACGCTCATCGCGACAAGACCTTTGTCATCATGCTTGGCGGCGAAGCCATTGAACACGAGAACTTCTCCGGCATAGTGAATGATATTGGATTGTTGCATAGTCTGGGGATCCGCCTGGTACTGGTGTATGGCGCCCGTCCACAGATTGATGCGAATCTGGCAGACCACCAACTGGAACCGTTGTATCACAAATATACCCGTGTGACTGACGCGACTTCACTTGAGCTGGTTAAACAGGCTGCCGGTCGTCTGCAACTGGAAATCACCGCTCGTCTGTCGATGAGCGTAAGCAATACCCCGCTACAGGGCGCGCATATTAATGTGGTGAGTGGCAATTTTATTATCGCTCAGCCGCTGGGCGTCGATGACGGGGTCGATTATTGCCATTCAGGACGTATTCGCCGTATTGACCACCAGGCTATTCATCGCCAGCTGGATAACGATGCCATTGTACTGATTGGCCCGGTTGCCGTTTCTGTCACCGGTGAGAGTTTTAACCTGACTTCAGAAGAAGTTGCGACTCAGGTTGCCATTAAACTGAAAGCAGAAAAAATGATTGGCTTCTGCTCTGAACAAGGCGTGACCGATGCGGAAGGGAATATCGTGTCCGAAATGTTCCCGAATCAGGCACAGCAACGGGTTGATGCCTTTGAGCAACAGGGCGAATATCTTTCCGGTACTGTGCGTTTTTTACGTGGTGCTGTTCAGGCATGTCGCAGCGGTGTTCCCCGCAGTCATCTGATCAGCTATCAGGAAGATGGCGCTCTTTTACAGGAACTGTTCTCACGGGAAGGTATAGGTACTCAGGTAGTTATGGAGTCTGCAGAACAGATCCGTAAAGCCACTATCGACGATATCGGCGGCATATTAGAGTTAATTCGTCCGTTAGAACAACAGGGTATCCTGGTGCGTCGTTCCCGCGAGCAGCTGGAAATGGAAATTAATAAATTTACCGTGGTGGTCCGCGATAACCTGACAATTGCTTGTGCCGCACTCTATCCGTTCCCTGAAGAGATGATTGGGGAAATGGCGTGCGTAGCGGTTCATCCGGAATATCGTAGTTCTTCAAGGGGCGAGGTATTGTTGCAGCATATCTGTCTGCAGGCCCGGATGATGGGGCTGCGTAAAATTTTTGTTCTGACTACCCGCAGTATTCACTGGTTCCAGGAACGTGGTTTTATTCCGGTGGATATCGAATCCCTGCCGGAAACTAAAAAGAAAATGTACAACTATCAGCGCCGTTCTAAAGTGCTGATGCTGAATCTGAACTGA
- the recD gene encoding exodeoxyribonuclease V subunit alpha, translating into MSEFEQLLKQAQEAQIFRPLDLRFARLVENSGSSPGLLAAACLSAGSGEGHVCLPLSLLQPDKLFSGRQLVLVSELWQAAGAPQEPQLWKELLSRWNAVSDGSLATPLVLDNDRLYLHRMWHQERQVAGFFSADLPAKLTEPSEIRTILDRLFGEEGNNWQKIAAAVALTRQHSVISGGPGTGKTTTVARLLAALLLLEPQRLRICLAAPTGKAAARLTESLGKALQALPVSDELKSRFPQEATTLHRLLGARPGTRSLRYHAGNPLHLDVLVVDEASMVDLSMMASLISALPPTARVIFLGDRDQLASVEAGAVLGDICRCAEYGYSPQRARELSELTGASLNGTVVEQAPAVRDSLCLLRQSYRFSAGSGIGQLAAAVNQGDLARLDAIRKDEYQDIALRSLASADDWLAMLGDISDGYAGMLEMIRQQSEPEDVLQAFSRYQLLCALREGPFGVSGLNQRIEQRLRQQKRLAPANGQWYSGRPVMITRNDSALGLFNGDIGITMADSNGQLKVYFMLPEGDVKAVQPSRLPPHDTAWAMTVHKSQGSEFDHTALVLPPQFSPVLSRELVYTAITRARKQLTIYSDESLFNRAVQSRTLRRSGLSWQLAQPQV; encoded by the coding sequence ATGTCTGAATTTGAACAGTTACTGAAGCAGGCTCAGGAAGCTCAGATATTTCGACCGCTGGACCTGCGTTTTGCCCGGCTGGTGGAAAACAGCGGTTCTTCCCCCGGATTACTGGCCGCTGCCTGTCTCAGTGCCGGGAGCGGTGAAGGGCATGTTTGTTTACCGTTATCTCTGCTTCAGCCGGATAAGTTATTTTCCGGGCGTCAGTTAGTGCTGGTCAGTGAACTTTGGCAGGCTGCGGGAGCACCTCAGGAACCGCAGTTGTGGAAAGAACTGCTTAGTCGCTGGAATGCTGTAAGCGATGGCTCACTGGCAACCCCACTGGTTTTAGACAATGACAGGCTCTACCTGCACCGGATGTGGCACCAGGAACGACAGGTTGCTGGTTTCTTTTCGGCCGATTTACCAGCGAAACTTACTGAACCGTCAGAGATTAGAACTATTCTTGACCGGTTATTTGGCGAGGAAGGAAATAACTGGCAGAAAATAGCTGCTGCTGTGGCCCTGACCCGACAGCATTCAGTGATTTCTGGCGGACCTGGTACCGGCAAAACCACAACGGTTGCCCGGTTGCTGGCGGCATTACTGCTGCTGGAACCACAACGATTACGTATCTGTCTGGCAGCCCCTACCGGTAAAGCTGCCGCAAGGCTGACAGAATCGCTCGGTAAAGCTTTGCAGGCTCTGCCGGTCAGCGATGAACTAAAGTCCCGTTTCCCACAGGAAGCAACCACTCTGCACCGGTTACTGGGTGCAAGGCCTGGCACCCGTAGCCTGCGTTATCATGCCGGGAATCCTTTACACCTGGATGTACTGGTGGTGGATGAGGCATCAATGGTGGATTTGTCGATGATGGCTTCACTGATCAGTGCGCTACCGCCCACTGCCCGTGTGATATTTCTCGGTGACCGTGATCAGCTGGCTTCGGTTGAGGCGGGGGCTGTGTTGGGCGATATCTGCCGTTGTGCAGAATACGGATACAGCCCGCAGCGTGCCAGAGAACTGTCAGAATTAACCGGTGCCAGCCTGAACGGAACTGTGGTTGAACAAGCCCCTGCAGTGCGTGACAGCCTGTGCCTGTTGCGTCAGAGCTATCGTTTTTCTGCCGGTTCCGGCATCGGGCAGCTGGCTGCCGCTGTTAACCAGGGTGATTTGGCCAGACTGGACGCTATCCGCAAAGATGAATATCAGGATATTGCTTTGCGTTCTCTGGCATCGGCCGATGACTGGCTGGCAATGTTGGGTGACATCAGTGATGGTTATGCCGGAATGCTGGAAATGATCCGCCAACAGTCTGAGCCTGAAGATGTTTTGCAGGCGTTTAGCCGCTATCAGTTGCTTTGTGCATTGCGTGAAGGGCCGTTCGGCGTCAGTGGTCTGAATCAAAGGATAGAACAACGCTTACGCCAGCAGAAGCGCCTCGCCCCGGCGAACGGGCAATGGTATTCAGGAAGACCGGTTATGATAACCCGTAACGATAGTGCATTAGGGCTGTTTAACGGGGATATCGGGATCACGATGGCTGATAGCAATGGACAACTGAAGGTGTACTTTATGCTACCGGAAGGCGATGTTAAAGCTGTTCAGCCGAGTCGTCTGCCGCCGCATGATACTGCCTGGGCGATGACTGTTCATAAATCACAAGGATCTGAATTTGATCACACCGCACTGGTGTTACCGCCTCAGTTCAGCCCTGTGCTGAGCCGTGAACTGGTATATACCGCGATTACCCGTGCACGTAAACAACTGACGATTTACAGCGATGAATCGCTGTTTAACCGGGCGGTTCAGTCGCGGACTCTGCGGCGCAGTGGTCTGAGCTGGCAACTGGCTCAGCCTCAGGTCTGA